A window of Nitrospinota bacterium contains these coding sequences:
- a CDS encoding helix-turn-helix transcriptional regulator, which produces MILDEPLYMISIVAQILDIHPQTLRLYEREGFIKPSRTQGNTRLYSQKDVETLKMIRRLTRDLGINLAGVEVIIELKERIEEMQKEIDELRRLSEERLGIDSKNWEEAKKQSLVKSPSNKITKIKIVKED; this is translated from the coding sequence ATGATTTTAGATGAACCATTATATATGATTAGTATTGTAGCTCAGATACTAGATATTCATCCACAAACTCTAAGACTATATGAAAGAGAAGGCTTTATAAAGCCCTCACGAACACAAGGGAACACAAGACTCTATTCTCAAAAAGATGTAGAAACACTCAAAATGATAAGAAGGCTCACAAGGGACCTAGGAATAAATCTAGCCGGTGTTGAAGTAATAATAGAACTGAAAGAGAGAATCGAAGAAATGCAAAAAGAGATTGATGAACTAAGAAGATTATCAGAAGAGAGGCTTGGTATCGACTCTAAAAACTGGGAAGAAGCAAAAAAGCAATCTTTAGTTAAATCCCCTTCCAATAAAATTACAAAGATAAAGATTGTAAAAGAAGATTAA
- the bamD gene encoding outer membrane protein assembly factor BamD encodes MGKRLIKKRTVCSFFVLVFSLSLFTNFGCSFLFPEKKESSLTDLFYAGQKKLASKKYEEAQEAFEQILEETTDNEMRKRALLHLGDTFSQNGEYEEAKFQYRKFLELYPGHELAVRAQYQLAMCDFLQIKIPERDQTFTLNAISGFKKVINNYHKSPYTEDAKKKMEFAKNKLAEHEFLVGKFYYKQKKYHSAIFRFNYLLEKHPNIDFADEVLFYLGDSYYKQESFNNAKITYNKLISLHPKSKFVKLANEKLKRIK; translated from the coding sequence ATGGGTAAAAGGCTTATTAAAAAAAGAACGGTTTGTTCTTTTTTTGTATTAGTATTTTCTCTATCTCTTTTTACAAATTTTGGGTGTTCCTTTTTATTTCCAGAAAAAAAAGAATCTTCTCTCACGGATTTATTTTATGCCGGCCAAAAAAAATTAGCTTCAAAGAAATATGAGGAAGCCCAAGAGGCTTTTGAACAGATATTAGAAGAGACAACTGATAATGAAATGAGGAAAAGAGCCCTTCTCCATCTTGGAGACACTTTTTCCCAAAATGGAGAGTATGAAGAGGCAAAATTTCAATATCGAAAATTTCTAGAACTCTATCCTGGTCATGAGTTGGCGGTCAGAGCTCAATATCAATTAGCCATGTGTGATTTCCTGCAAATCAAGATTCCTGAAAGGGACCAAACCTTTACCTTAAATGCAATCTCTGGCTTTAAAAAAGTTATAAATAATTATCATAAAAGCCCCTATACAGAAGACGCTAAAAAAAAGATGGAGTTTGCAAAAAATAAGCTCGCAGAACATGAATTCTTAGTAGGAAAATTTTATTATAAACAAAAAAAATACCACTCAGCCATTTTTCGTTTTAATTATTTGTTAGAAAAGCATCCAAATATAGACTTTGCTGATGAAGTCCTGTTTTATTTAGGAGACTCATATTATAAACAAGAGAGTTTTAATAATGCTAAAATTACTTATAACAAGTTAATCTCCCTCCATCCCAAAAGTAAGTTTGTAAAATTAGCTAATGAAAAATTAAAACGGATAAAATAG
- a CDS encoding cytochrome c biogenesis protein ResB, translating into MENENKSNGVFKSFIELFTSLKTAIFLMILLSVISIAGTLIPQAREEMFYIKEYGFNLFRIFKSLGLTDLYHSWFFILLLSLLNINVFLCFIKRLNWKLENLKKDKNRYATEKLIKGMKNSAKLVFPGTLSCAKEIIFDRLGSKRFKIKEKISGESVSIVSSKGLIGQFGSDVIHLSILIIILGAFIGTVFGFKDFIILNEGEERHIAQGGFNLRLDKFNIEFYKDTSKPKDYFSTLAVLENNKEVLTKTIEVNDPLRYKGIWFYQSSYGQAWRVIKKAAFKIKDNKKNAKEKIVTLDFNKDFSLPELGLKLKMIDFVADFIFDTNTKQVFSKTTEHRNPAVLLEVYENGKLTSRPWIFLNFPEAHSVQRKDSRFTFQLVNYNPIPFSGLQVTKDPGVNIVWLGSFLLTLGMILAFTVSHKKLWFFLKESQGKIVIMMGGSVNKNQLGFEKEFSRITEDMDRSLKGD; encoded by the coding sequence ATGGAAAACGAGAATAAAAGTAATGGGGTGTTTAAAAGTTTTATAGAGCTTTTTACGTCTCTTAAAACAGCCATCTTTTTAATGATTCTTCTATCAGTAATCTCTATTGCAGGAACCCTTATTCCCCAAGCAAGAGAAGAAATGTTTTATATAAAGGAATATGGTTTTAATCTTTTTAGAATATTTAAATCATTAGGACTGACTGATTTATATCATAGCTGGTTCTTTATTTTACTTTTGTCCCTTCTTAACATAAATGTCTTTTTATGTTTTATAAAAAGATTAAATTGGAAGCTAGAAAATCTTAAAAAAGATAAAAATAGATATGCCACTGAAAAACTTATTAAGGGAATGAAGAATAGTGCTAAACTGGTATTCCCTGGAACATTATCCTGTGCTAAGGAGATTATTTTTGACAGGTTAGGGTCAAAAAGATTTAAAATAAAAGAAAAAATTTCAGGTGAGAGTGTTTCCATAGTGTCTTCAAAGGGGTTAATTGGACAGTTTGGTTCTGATGTTATTCATTTAAGCATCCTTATTATTATTTTAGGAGCTTTTATTGGAACTGTGTTCGGTTTCAAGGATTTTATTATATTGAATGAGGGTGAAGAGAGGCATATTGCGCAGGGCGGTTTCAATTTAAGATTGGATAAGTTTAATATAGAATTTTATAAAGACACATCAAAACCGAAAGATTATTTTAGTACTTTGGCAGTATTAGAAAATAATAAAGAAGTGCTTACAAAAACAATCGAAGTAAATGACCCTTTAAGGTATAAGGGGATTTGGTTTTATCAAAGCAGTTATGGCCAAGCATGGAGGGTTATTAAGAAGGCCGCCTTTAAGATAAAGGATAATAAAAAGAACGCTAAAGAGAAAATAGTAACCTTAGATTTTAATAAGGATTTTTCTCTTCCAGAATTAGGTTTAAAATTAAAGATGATTGATTTTGTAGCAGATTTTATATTTGATACAAATACAAAGCAGGTTTTTTCAAAAACTACTGAACACAGAAACCCTGCTGTTCTTTTGGAGGTTTATGAAAATGGAAAGCTGACCTCAAGACCTTGGATATTTTTGAATTTTCCTGAGGCTCACTCTGTTCAAAGAAAAGATTCACGCTTTACTTTCCAGTTAGTTAATTATAATCCAATACCCTTTAGTGGATTACAGGTTACGAAAGATCCAGGTGTCAATATTGTGTGGTTAGGATCTTTTTTATTGACATTGGGGATGATTCTGGCTTTTACGGTCTCTCATAAGAAACTCTGGTTTTTTTTAAAGGAGTCTCAAGGGAAAATAGTGATAATGATGGGTGGTTCTGTTAATAAGAACCAGCTTGGATTTGAAAAAGAATTTTCAAGGATAACCGAAGATATGGACAGATCCTTGAAAGGTGACTGA
- the ccsB gene encoding c-type cytochrome biogenesis protein CcsB: MLYSEILFSATLWFYLFSTLFYTGYLIFRKREVGQLATATAVIGLIINTLSLIFRYVESQHAPFSNQFESLVFFAWSIILIYLIFEFKYKIKALGVCIVFFGFLSIAVASLLPYRYQAIEPLVPALQSYWLHIHVISTFLGYAGFTASFGISIVYLLKDSVKEEKPESFFSNFPELDILDDLSYKSIALGFPFLTIGIITGAIWANYAWGSYWSWDPKETWSLITWFIYAAYLHSRITKNWRGRRSSLLSIIGYTSVLFTYFGVNFILSGLHSYA, encoded by the coding sequence ATGCTTTATTCAGAGATTTTATTTAGTGCTACATTATGGTTCTATCTTTTTTCTACCCTTTTTTATACCGGTTACTTGATTTTCAGAAAGAGGGAAGTAGGGCAGCTGGCTACAGCCACTGCAGTTATTGGATTAATTATTAATACATTATCTCTGATCTTTAGGTATGTAGAGTCCCAGCATGCTCCCTTTTCCAATCAATTTGAATCACTGGTATTTTTCGCCTGGTCTATTATTCTGATATATCTTATTTTTGAGTTTAAATATAAGATAAAAGCACTAGGGGTATGTATTGTCTTTTTTGGATTTCTTTCAATAGCAGTTGCATCCCTTCTTCCTTATAGATATCAAGCTATAGAGCCCTTGGTACCAGCTCTTCAGAGCTATTGGCTTCATATTCATGTTATTTCTACATTTTTAGGGTATGCGGGCTTTACTGCGTCCTTTGGGATAAGTATCGTCTATTTATTGAAAGACAGTGTTAAAGAAGAAAAACCAGAATCATTTTTTTCAAACTTCCCCGAACTCGATATACTAGATGATTTGAGTTATAAATCTATAGCTCTGGGTTTTCCCTTTTTAACCATAGGAATTATAACCGGGGCGATCTGGGCAAATTACGCCTGGGGATCTTATTGGAGTTGGGACCCTAAGGAGACATGGTCATTGATAACATGGTTTATCTACGCTGCTTATCTCCATTCCAGGATAACAAAGAACTGGAGAGGAAGAAGGTCATCTCTCCTTTCTATAATAGGCTATACTTCAGTTCTCTTTACCTATTTTGGGGTGAATTTTATCTTATCAGGGCTTCATTCCTACGCTTAA
- a CDS encoding TlpA disulfide reductase family protein, with protein sequence MINRKVIIVLVFLVIAIFFLQWLKKERFKPPIPGNPAPEFSFKNLEGQVVDLKDFREKVVLLNIWATWCKPCRDELPSMELLYRKLKDRGFEILAVSIDKDSSIVKPFVEELGLTFPVLLDPKGKITRLYRTIGIPENYIIDKRGIIKEKIIGARDWLSKTYVDSLSQLLEEEKEKESFFQKLKIESLKIKRAPDFTLKDINKKEVSLKDFRGKVVLLNFWATWCDPCTDEMPSMEGLYQRFQNKGFVVLAVNYLERREKVRKFVEKNKFTFTVLLDPYGKTLSSYGIWSIPVNFIIDKQGFLLGRAIGPRDWYSKETRELIDYLLRN encoded by the coding sequence ATGATTAACAGAAAAGTCATCATTGTTTTAGTGTTTTTAGTTATAGCCATTTTTTTTCTTCAATGGTTAAAAAAAGAGAGATTTAAACCACCCATTCCAGGAAATCCTGCCCCTGAATTTTCTTTTAAAAACTTAGAGGGGCAAGTTGTAGATCTAAAAGATTTTAGGGAGAAGGTAGTTTTGTTAAATATCTGGGCTACTTGGTGCAAGCCCTGCAGAGACGAGCTTCCTTCTATGGAATTATTATACAGGAAATTAAAGGATAGGGGATTTGAGATATTGGCTGTAAGTATAGATAAAGACAGTAGTATAGTAAAACCTTTTGTAGAAGAACTTGGCCTCACCTTTCCTGTATTGCTTGATCCCAAAGGGAAGATTACTCGTTTATATAGAACCATAGGTATTCCAGAAAACTATATTATTGATAAGAGAGGTATAATAAAAGAAAAAATTATAGGAGCAAGAGATTGGCTCAGCAAGACTTATGTGGATTCGTTAAGCCAATTATTAGAAGAAGAAAAGGAGAAAGAATCATTTTTTCAAAAGTTGAAGATTGAAAGTCTTAAAATAAAGAGGGCCCCTGATTTTACTCTAAAAGATATAAACAAAAAGGAGGTTAGTCTCAAGGATTTTAGAGGGAAGGTAGTTCTCCTTAATTTTTGGGCAACATGGTGTGATCCTTGTACGGATGAGATGCCATCTATGGAAGGTCTTTATCAAAGATTTCAAAATAAAGGTTTTGTTGTCTTAGCAGTAAATTACCTTGAGAGAAGAGAGAAGGTAAGAAAATTTGTTGAAAAAAATAAATTTACTTTTACTGTTCTATTAGACCCCTATGGAAAAACATTAAGCTCTTATGGGATTTGGTCAATACCTGTTAATTTTATCATTGACAAACAGGGTTTTTTGCTTGGGAGAGCTATTGGACCAAGAGACTGGTATAGCAAAGAGACAAGAGAGTTGATAGACTATCTTTTAAGAAATTAA
- a CDS encoding cytochrome c biogenesis protein CcdA, which yields MENSGQISIFIALWAGLISFLSPCVLPLFPSYLSFISGLSIEDFQDSKKNRKVIILNSIFFITGFFLVFISLGASFSFVGSFLLNYQEILKKTGGLLIILFGLYISGLLKVKFLMQHRQFHIKQKRFSYLGSVLVGASFGIGWSPCVGPILGSILILASVSESIKTGIILLVAYSLGLAIPFFLSSLAIDVFFNFFKVFKRYINIVHIVSGVILIILGILLFTDYITILNSFASSLTPEWLWKLI from the coding sequence ATGGAAAACTCAGGACAAATCTCAATTTTCATAGCGCTATGGGCAGGCTTAATCTCTTTTCTTTCACCATGTGTCCTCCCCTTATTCCCATCATATCTATCATTTATTTCTGGGCTCTCCATAGAGGATTTTCAAGACTCTAAGAAGAATAGAAAAGTAATTATTCTAAATTCAATTTTTTTTATCACAGGTTTTTTTTTGGTATTTATCAGCTTGGGGGCATCCTTCAGTTTTGTTGGAAGCTTTTTGTTAAATTATCAAGAAATCCTAAAAAAAACCGGCGGCTTATTAATCATTTTATTTGGACTTTATATATCAGGTTTATTAAAAGTCAAGTTTCTCATGCAGCACAGACAATTCCATATTAAACAAAAGCGTTTTAGTTACTTAGGTTCTGTTTTAGTCGGGGCTTCTTTTGGTATCGGCTGGTCTCCTTGTGTGGGTCCAATATTGGGCTCAATATTGATCTTGGCTAGTGTTTCAGAAAGCATTAAAACCGGAATTATTTTGCTCGTTGCATACTCACTCGGTTTGGCAATCCCTTTTTTTCTCAGTTCACTCGCAATAGATGTCTTTTTTAACTTTTTTAAAGTTTTCAAAAGATATATCAATATAGTACATATCGTTTCTGGGGTTATACTGATTATCTTGGGGATACTACTCTTTACCGATTACATTACTATACTAAACAGCTTCGCCAGTTCATTAACGCCAGAATGGCTCTGGAAGTTGATCTGA
- the argS gene encoding arginine--tRNA ligase, whose amino-acid sequence MKKILENLLISALKKLRETEELRLQEIPPIIIERPKIEKHGDLATNLPLVLAPKERKPPLQIAELILKQLNREQTIFSKIEVAKPGFINFCFKTDFLYQKLKSIEKEGPLFGSEDIGKNIKVQIEFVSANPTGPLHIGHGRGAAIGDVLANLLSRIGFHVEKEYYINDVGVQMELLGKSVYIRYQQLLGQDIPFIENGYKGDYISDIAKEIILKKGDKFLQKKEGEVLPFFTEFSSCFILNGIKKDLEDFGVTFDSWFSEKSLFDKGDVNKVINWLKDSHLAYNKDGALWLKSSKFKDEKDRVIIKANGEYTYFASDIAYHKKKFERGFKKIIDIWGADHHGYVPRMKAIIEGMGYHPESFKIILVQLVNLLRGGEVVSMSTRSGEFVTLSEVIKEVGRDAARFFFLMRHSDSHLDFDLELAKKQSNENPVYYVQYAHARICSVFRIAKERGIDIPSGDKVDFTLLRLLEEIKIIKQILWFSDIIKESAINLEPHRLVFYLQELAGVFHSYYNKHRIISDDRNLTLSRLALIKTIQKVLRDSFGILGINAPEKM is encoded by the coding sequence GTGAAGAAAATTTTAGAAAATCTCTTAATTTCTGCTCTAAAGAAATTGAGGGAAACAGAAGAGTTGAGATTGCAGGAAATTCCTCCTATTATAATAGAGAGGCCAAAGATCGAGAAGCACGGAGATTTGGCCACTAACCTTCCGTTAGTATTAGCCCCTAAAGAACGCAAGCCCCCTTTACAAATAGCAGAACTCATTTTAAAGCAATTGAATAGAGAGCAGACTATTTTTTCGAAGATAGAAGTCGCAAAACCAGGTTTTATTAATTTTTGCTTCAAGACAGATTTTTTATATCAAAAATTAAAAAGTATTGAAAAGGAAGGTCCACTTTTTGGCTCAGAAGATATAGGGAAAAATATCAAGGTTCAAATAGAGTTTGTAAGTGCAAACCCCACTGGACCCTTACATATCGGACATGGAAGGGGCGCAGCTATAGGCGATGTCTTGGCTAATCTTTTATCTCGGATAGGCTTCCATGTTGAGAAGGAATATTACATAAATGACGTAGGTGTTCAGATGGAACTGTTAGGTAAATCGGTCTATATTCGCTATCAACAGCTACTCGGTCAAGACATACCCTTTATTGAGAATGGATACAAAGGGGATTATATTTCTGATATTGCAAAAGAGATTATATTAAAAAAGGGAGATAAATTTTTGCAGAAAAAAGAAGGAGAAGTATTGCCCTTCTTTACTGAGTTTTCCTCATGCTTTATTTTAAACGGGATTAAAAAAGACTTAGAAGATTTTGGTGTTACGTTTGACAGTTGGTTCAGTGAAAAGAGTCTTTTTGATAAAGGAGATGTTAATAAGGTTATAAATTGGTTAAAAGATTCTCATCTTGCATACAACAAGGATGGAGCTCTGTGGTTAAAATCGAGCAAATTTAAAGATGAAAAGGATCGAGTAATCATTAAGGCAAATGGTGAATATACATATTTTGCTTCTGATATAGCCTATCACAAAAAAAAATTTGAAAGAGGCTTTAAAAAAATAATTGATATCTGGGGTGCAGACCATCATGGTTATGTACCCAGAATGAAAGCAATCATAGAAGGCATGGGATATCATCCTGAATCGTTTAAGATTATTCTCGTCCAATTGGTAAATCTACTTCGAGGCGGCGAAGTCGTTTCCATGTCAACTCGAAGCGGAGAGTTTGTTACTCTTTCTGAAGTTATTAAGGAAGTTGGAAGGGACGCTGCAAGGTTCTTTTTTTTAATGCGACACTCTGATAGCCATCTTGATTTTGATCTAGAGTTGGCAAAAAAGCAATCAAATGAGAATCCTGTCTATTATGTACAGTATGCACATGCAAGGATTTGTAGTGTGTTCAGAATAGCAAAAGAGAGAGGAATAGATATTCCTTCTGGAGATAAGGTAGACTTTACATTATTAAGACTTCTTGAAGAGATTAAAATAATAAAACAGATATTGTGGTTTTCTGATATTATTAAAGAAAGTGCTATTAATCTTGAGCCTCACAGACTTGTTTTTTATTTACAGGAACTTGCTGGAGTTTTTCACAGTTATTATAACAAACACAGAATCATCTCTGATGATAGAAATCTTACCCTTTCCAGGCTAGCACTGATTAAGACGATCCAAAAGGTTTTGAGAGATTCCTTTGGTATTTTAGGAATCAATGCTCCTGAAAAGATGTAG
- a CDS encoding SPOR domain-containing protein, whose translation MRKFKKKSNIYSIFGLILCGIFIIFIGILIGNKDRSNKTVLVKPKIEQNTQSPQDNQIVSGNRNKLKDTDQIKEKFTFYKTLSDEGKSIKKESENIDNIIKRDEKAFTVQAGSFKRESEALKFKSMLKEKGYNVYIVNFNDSEGILWYRVRIGSYNSKQEAYNIAEKIEKNEGLSTFVTEKSK comes from the coding sequence TTGAGAAAATTCAAGAAAAAATCAAATATATACTCGATCTTTGGTCTTATTTTATGTGGTATTTTTATAATTTTTATTGGAATTTTAATAGGAAACAAAGATAGAAGTAATAAAACAGTCCTCGTAAAACCTAAAATTGAACAAAACACTCAATCACCTCAAGATAATCAAATTGTATCTGGAAATAGAAATAAGTTAAAAGATACAGATCAAATCAAAGAAAAATTTACCTTTTATAAGACATTATCAGATGAGGGTAAATCTATCAAAAAGGAGAGTGAAAATATAGACAATATAATAAAGAGAGATGAAAAGGCTTTTACAGTTCAGGCTGGTTCATTTAAGAGAGAATCTGAGGCCTTGAAATTTAAGTCGATGCTAAAGGAAAAGGGTTATAATGTTTATATTGTAAACTTTAATGATTCTGAGGGAATTTTATGGTATAGAGTAAGGATTGGAAGCTATAATAGCAAGCAGGAGGCTTATAATATTGCAGAAAAAATAGAGAAAAACGAAGGTCTTTCAACATTTGTTACCGAAAAATCAAAATAA
- a CDS encoding DUF5679 domain-containing protein: MTEAYCVKCKAKKVMVDEKKVTMKNKRDAMKGKCPDCGTGMFKILGMTK, translated from the coding sequence ATGACAGAAGCTTATTGTGTTAAGTGCAAGGCTAAAAAGGTTATGGTGGATGAAAAGAAGGTTACGATGAAGAACAAGCGTGATGCAATGAAGGGCAAGTGTCCTGATTGTGGCACGGGTATGTTTAAAATTTTAGGTATGACAAAATGA
- a CDS encoding heterodisulfide reductase-related iron-sulfur binding cluster: protein MKKRDFAFFWGCQIPARFTFMEKSTRLVLDQLGVPYKDIDGFTCCPEKTLVNNMDPDLWKVMAARNIAVAEKEGLDLLTACNGCYSTLKSVSSDLKTYPKSLKKVNEKLKLLNLEFGVNKYNIRHLIELFHDDIGLPEIKKSLKKSMDGMKIAIHGGCHLMRPSKAVHFDDPLKPTKYDNLVETLGAKSIYYHTKTLCCGGSLGRVDQKEKAMDMIRTKLREIRALRIDAISTTCPECFRVFDTTQLFLNKNGDDYNIPIFTYPELLALGMGFEPQELGLENHKMSCSPFLEKFNRVNKERKADVGT, encoded by the coding sequence ATGAAAAAGAGAGATTTTGCTTTTTTTTGGGGTTGTCAGATCCCGGCTAGATTTACCTTTATGGAAAAATCAACACGACTGGTTCTTGACCAGTTAGGAGTTCCCTATAAGGATATAGATGGTTTTACCTGCTGTCCTGAAAAGACCCTTGTAAATAATATGGATCCTGATTTATGGAAGGTGATGGCTGCAAGGAACATTGCTGTTGCTGAAAAAGAGGGATTGGATCTCCTCACAGCTTGTAATGGGTGTTATAGCACATTGAAGAGTGTATCAAGTGATCTAAAGACCTATCCAAAATCCCTTAAAAAGGTAAATGAGAAACTAAAGCTCCTTAACCTTGAATTCGGAGTTAATAAATATAATATCAGACACTTAATAGAGCTTTTTCATGATGACATTGGACTCCCTGAGATAAAGAAAAGCCTTAAAAAATCTATGGACGGAATGAAGATTGCCATACATGGAGGATGCCACCTAATGAGACCGAGCAAAGCTGTTCATTTCGATGATCCTTTAAAACCAACAAAGTATGATAATCTTGTTGAAACATTAGGCGCAAAGAGCATTTATTATCATACAAAGACCCTCTGTTGCGGGGGAAGTCTAGGTCGGGTTGATCAGAAGGAAAAGGCAATGGATATGATAAGAACAAAATTAAGGGAAATCAGAGCATTGAGGATAGATGCCATCTCCACAACATGTCCAGAATGTTTCAGGGTTTTTGATACGACCCAGCTCTTTTTAAATAAGAACGGTGATGACTATAATATACCCATCTTTACCTATCCTGAACTGCTTGCTTTGGGAATGGGTTTTGAGCCCCAGGAATTAGGGCTGGAAAACCATAAGATGAGTTGTAGCCCTTTTTTGGAAAAATTTAACAGAGTTAACAAAGAAAGGAAAGCAGATGTTGGAACTTGA
- a CDS encoding 4Fe-4S dicluster domain-containing protein, translated as MLELDLEVLKRCAECRGCENDCPAFLTLEGYNPYLIVKAILEGRGEEYLDSEMIWQCLECHTCLEVCPQNYSWEKIMTALKKEAIKRGKIPKTVTKGKEAFLKTGRLGDPRIPPREKMGLPEPKKLCFEDFKKLVCACQLDEDEKE; from the coding sequence ATGTTGGAACTTGATCTTGAAGTATTAAAGAGATGTGCAGAATGCAGAGGATGTGAAAATGACTGTCCTGCCTTTTTAACCCTAGAGGGTTACAACCCCTACTTGATTGTTAAGGCCATATTAGAGGGGAGGGGAGAGGAGTATTTAGATTCTGAGATGATCTGGCAGTGTCTTGAGTGCCATACCTGTTTAGAGGTATGTCCCCAGAATTATAGCTGGGAGAAGATTATGACAGCCCTGAAAAAAGAGGCGATTAAGAGGGGAAAGATTCCTAAGACAGTTACCAAGGGAAAGGAAGCCTTTTTAAAGACAGGAAGACTTGGAGATCCTAGGATTCCACCTAGGGAGAAGATGGGATTGCCAGAGCCAAAGAAACTCTGTTTTGAAGATTTTAAAAAGCTGGTATGCGCTTGTCAATTGGATGAGGATGAGAAGGAATAA
- a CDS encoding glutamine amidotransferase family protein — MTYNFQKDISGCGLSGIINKKGVKVPGEEIIKSIALQRDRGNGLGAGYAGYGIYPEYKDFYAFHIMYNTHKSLQDTEDFLKRNLQIEKAEDLPIKKTRRIENNPILRRYFVNLNGAGDKSKAEEDISVDDMIVELVMKINFDIDGAYVFSSGKNMGAFKGVGFPEDIAEFFRIADYKAHIWTAHNRFPTNTPGWWGGAHPFTLLDWSIIHNGEISSYGINKRYLEMNGYRCTLMTDTEVVAYLLDLLVRRHGLSIKLACLALASPFWKDIDALPEEEKEIIESIRVIYGSALLNGPFAIIFGHKRGMVGMNDRIKLRPLVAGEKGDFVYMSSEESAIWEICPDPDRVWTPRAGEPVIAELDESVE, encoded by the coding sequence ATGACTTATAATTTTCAAAAAGATATTTCAGGATGCGGGTTATCCGGGATAATAAACAAGAAGGGTGTAAAGGTTCCAGGGGAGGAGATTATAAAGTCGATTGCCCTTCAAAGAGATAGAGGAAATGGTCTTGGAGCTGGATATGCTGGATATGGGATCTATCCAGAATATAAAGATTTTTATGCCTTTCACATCATGTATAATACACATAAATCCCTTCAAGATACCGAAGATTTTTTGAAGAGAAATCTTCAAATAGAGAAAGCAGAAGACCTTCCCATTAAGAAAACAAGAAGAATTGAAAATAATCCTATTTTAAGGAGATATTTCGTAAACCTAAATGGAGCTGGAGATAAATCGAAAGCCGAAGAGGACATCAGCGTAGATGATATGATTGTAGAGCTGGTAATGAAAATAAACTTTGATATAGATGGTGCATATGTCTTTTCCAGTGGTAAGAATATGGGAGCCTTTAAAGGAGTGGGATTTCCAGAGGATATTGCTGAGTTTTTCAGAATCGCAGATTATAAAGCCCATATCTGGACAGCTCACAACAGGTTTCCAACAAACACACCCGGATGGTGGGGTGGCGCCCATCCCTTTACCCTTCTGGACTGGTCCATAATCCACAATGGAGAAATATCATCTTATGGTATTAATAAGAGATATTTAGAGATGAATGGTTATCGGTGTACCCTTATGACAGACACAGAGGTTGTTGCTTACCTGTTGGACCTATTGGTAAGAAGACATGGGCTCTCTATAAAATTAGCATGTCTAGCCTTAGCCTCACCTTTTTGGAAGGATATCGATGCTCTGCCGGAGGAGGAAAAAGAGATTATCGAAAGTATTAGAGTTATTTATGGGAGTGCCCTCCTAAACGGTCCTTTTGCCATTATTTTTGGTCACAAGAGAGGAATGGTTGGGATGAATGACAGGATAAAATTGAGACCGTTGGTCGCTGGTGAGAAGGGAGATTTTGTTTATATGTCTAGTGAAGAATCTGCCATCTGGGAGATATGTCCTGATCCTGATAGGGTCTGGACACCACGGGCTGGAGAGCCCGTTATTGCTGAGTTAGATGAGAGTGTAGAATAA